The sequence CTCAAGCCTTAAAGCGGCTAATCGGATAGCCCAGTGGTGTTTGCGGCTCACTTCCTGAGCGTGGGTTGCCTCGCGCAACACATGAATTCACGTAATTTGGCAAACTGAAAGCCTGCACTGGTTACGTTTCGGCAACCATCGGCGCCGCCAGTGTGTACGCCTAAAGCGGCTCATCATCGGGGCGCAGTTTTTTTGGCAGCCACTCCCCGTTCGCTGAATAAGTCTGTCGATGTCTCAACAGATTTCGTTGATTCAACTCTGTCGGCGAGTAATTCCGAGCGGTTGTTTAAATTAGACGCAGTGAAAACTGAAAGTCCGTGGCACCAGTTAGCCAGCATTTCGGTTGATAATAAACTGCTTTTTCTTTGTTCATACCTAACAAAATTTTAATGTCGGATGGCACTACGTGCCACCGCATAAAACGAAGTTATGTCCTTCTTAGTAGCCTGCATCGATGGGTATGTTTATAATCAGTCTGTGATCTTTTTTGGTGATAGCTATGAACAAACAATCCTTAGAAGAAAAACAAGCATTTGCGGCGAAAATTCGTGCTCGAAACTATGCAGCAAGTCTTCGACTCGAAGGTCTCAAGCCAATCGAGACTGAACACTCTATGACAAAAGAAAGCATTATCAGCAAGTACAAATCCCAAGTGTCACAATGAGCAGAGATAAGTACGGCACAGGCCAAGATCCATACTGTTACCCCAATTCCGACATTCTCATCAATTCCCTGAATATTCATGATGAGG comes from uncultured Tolumonas sp. and encodes:
- a CDS encoding YhfG family protein, producing the protein MNKQSLEEKQAFAAKIRARNYAASLRLEGLKPIETEHSMTKESIISKYKSQVSQ